Proteins encoded together in one Prionailurus viverrinus isolate Anna chromosome B1, UM_Priviv_1.0, whole genome shotgun sequence window:
- the LOC125163297 gene encoding 40S ribosomal protein S29-like, translated as MGHQQLYWSPPRKSRLGSGSCRICSNPRCLIRKYCLHTFHQCFHQCAKDGGSVGWIK; from the coding sequence ATGGGACACCAGCAGCTCTACTGGAGCCCTCCCAGGAAATCCCGCCTAGGTTCCGGTTCTTGCCGCATCTGCTCAAACCCTCGTTGTCTGATCCGGAAATACTGCCTCCACACATTCCACCAGTGTTTCCATCAGTGTGCAAAGGAtggaggctcagtgggttggaTTAAGTGA